From the Thermococcus guaymasensis DSM 11113 genome, one window contains:
- a CDS encoding OPT family oligopeptide transporter, with product MEFKPYIPPEKSLPEYTVKAFVLGVVLSIIMGAANAYLGMYAGMTVSASIPAAVISMAILLAFKDKNILENNMVQTAASAGESLAAGVIFTFPALVVLEYYTTFPYYLVTVIAALGGSLGALFTIVLRRAFIVEERLPYPEGTACAEVLIAGDKGGSHAKPIFIGGILGAFYKLLGSIGVWKGTLEGAKFIGKRVFYLGSDLSAALISVGYIVGLNIAFLVFLGGAIAWFIAIPIYAASHGNPEGLSAVELAGTIWSSQIRYMGVGAMVVGGLWSLIKLRGPISRGIKAGLEAAKHRQAGGTVLRTEEDMPLNYVIVLIVAFVVPLFLLYMHVLDSVLHAAVMAVLMLILGFFGSAIAGYLAGIVGSSNNPVSGITIMSLLFTALILKALGLTGTEGAVATILVAAVVCTAAAIAGDTMQDLATGYLVGATPKRQQVFEIIGVFAAALVMAPVLNLLIEAYGIAGTATAKEGALAAPQAFLMAKVTQGVFEGNLPWNMVFIGAGIAIALIILDEILAMKGSKFRTPVMPVAVGIYLPLSLGVPIFLGGIVRYFVDKAKGAKGEGLTDPGVLGAAGLITGEALMGIVFAALIIGDVAPSVSTTTAGNVLGALILLGLLGWLYKIGKEGQ from the coding sequence TCAAGGACAAGAACATCCTCGAAAACAACATGGTGCAGACAGCGGCTTCAGCGGGTGAATCCCTTGCCGCGGGAGTCATCTTCACGTTCCCGGCGCTGGTCGTTCTCGAGTACTACACGACCTTCCCGTACTACCTGGTCACAGTGATAGCGGCCCTTGGCGGTTCCCTCGGTGCGCTCTTCACAATCGTCCTCAGGAGGGCCTTCATCGTTGAGGAAAGGCTCCCCTATCCAGAGGGAACGGCCTGTGCGGAAGTCCTCATAGCTGGTGACAAAGGTGGAAGCCACGCAAAGCCGATATTCATAGGCGGAATACTTGGCGCGTTTTACAAGCTCCTTGGAAGCATCGGCGTGTGGAAGGGAACCCTTGAAGGCGCGAAGTTCATCGGCAAGAGGGTCTTCTACCTTGGAAGCGACCTCTCCGCCGCTCTGATAAGCGTCGGTTACATCGTTGGGCTCAACATAGCCTTCCTCGTCTTTCTTGGTGGTGCGATAGCATGGTTCATAGCTATTCCCATCTATGCCGCCTCTCACGGTAATCCCGAGGGCCTCAGTGCCGTTGAGCTAGCAGGAACTATCTGGAGCTCCCAAATCAGATACATGGGAGTAGGTGCGATGGTCGTTGGTGGCCTCTGGAGCCTTATCAAGCTCAGGGGGCCGATAAGCAGAGGTATCAAGGCAGGTCTCGAAGCCGCCAAGCACAGGCAGGCCGGAGGCACCGTCCTGAGGACAGAGGAAGACATGCCGCTTAACTACGTGATAGTCCTCATAGTCGCCTTCGTTGTCCCGCTCTTCCTCCTGTACATGCACGTGCTCGACAGCGTCCTCCACGCTGCAGTGATGGCAGTGCTCATGCTCATACTGGGCTTCTTCGGAAGCGCGATAGCAGGTTACCTCGCGGGTATCGTCGGTTCATCAAACAACCCGGTCTCGGGAATAACCATTATGAGCCTCCTCTTCACGGCCCTCATCCTCAAGGCCCTTGGCCTCACCGGCACTGAAGGCGCCGTCGCCACCATACTCGTCGCGGCAGTCGTGTGTACCGCAGCGGCAATAGCCGGAGACACCATGCAGGACCTCGCCACCGGTTACCTCGTCGGTGCAACACCTAAGAGGCAGCAGGTCTTTGAAATCATCGGCGTGTTTGCGGCGGCTCTCGTTATGGCTCCAGTCCTCAACCTCCTAATAGAGGCGTACGGAATAGCAGGAACAGCCACTGCCAAGGAAGGAGCTCTCGCTGCTCCCCAGGCCTTCCTAATGGCGAAGGTCACCCAGGGTGTCTTTGAGGGCAACCTGCCGTGGAACATGGTCTTCATTGGTGCAGGAATCGCTATAGCCCTCATAATCCTCGACGAGATACTAGCCATGAAGGGTTCCAAGTTTAGGACCCCGGTCATGCCCGTCGCAGTCGGTATATACCTGCCGCTTTCACTTGGCGTCCCGATATTCCTCGGAGGTATCGTTAGGTACTTCGTTGACAAGGCCAAGGGCGCCAAGGGCGAGGGCCTCACCGACCCAGGAGTCCTCGGAGCGGCAGGTCTGATAACCGGAGAGGCCCTCATGGGAATAGTGTTCGCCGCGCTCATCATAGGCGATGTGGCACCCTCAGTATCCACCACGACCGCCGGCAACGTCCTTGGGGCCCTCATTCTCCTTGGACTGCTCGGATGGCTCTACAAGATAGGAAAAGAGGGTCAGTGA